A window from Acropora palmata chromosome 14, jaAcrPala1.3, whole genome shotgun sequence encodes these proteins:
- the LOC141866948 gene encoding uncharacterized protein LOC141866948 isoform X3, protein MASYTLSIFQSIVMIFHLVVGNEYLSLDENLTRLKIATVLENPVNLGCYVTNLSHISKTLTFVWMKDNTTVTQSAALSIHGNVLVVTPKSEKDFGVYNCEVTNGVSQTRCQIKLVQGWKNSAGSVAGCINVSVLMPVLAVAVLSCLLLVHLVIRRKEPKILMHQRRRKSTSSLTHPHAEQRQRSRDLLYNSFRESGTLNNNEKRQKQEVVSIEMHMEKNDGGTDNPTENGLNDGRKEKLRSDFSNRSFKQQSMDVEDSEVTSQSSEESKNSGADKSSFYQKSFTSSGTFDSRGDRGFVPRASADAILSESKTRTPHAFYNKTYANESMDSSDGDVFASVMAETVGIDAPQGGKAKGFINKAFKTDSMARVELQATTSASEEGKTEHAPDMDTYF, encoded by the exons ATGGCCTCCTACACGTTGAgcatttttcaatcaattgTCATGATTTTTCACCTGGTAGTTGGAAATG agtaTCTTTCACTCGATGAGAATCTTACACGGCTCAAGATTGCCACTGTCCTTGAAAATCCTGTCAATCTTGGTTGCTATGTAACCAATTTGTCTCATATTTCTAAGACCCTGACGTTTGTTTGGATGAAGGATAACACTACTGTCACACAATCTGCAGCATTGAGCATTCACGGCAACGTTCTCGTTGTAACGCCAAAATCAGAGAAAGACTTTGGAGTTTACAATTGTGAAGTCACCAATGGCGTATCACAAACTCGATGCCAAATAAAATTGGTGCAGGGATGGAAAAATTCTG CAGGTTCCGTTGCTGgatgcataaatgtctcggtTCTTATGCCTGTCCTGGCTGTAGCAGTACTCTCTTGTCTTCTATTGGTTCACCTTGTAATCAGGCGAAAGGAACCCAAAATACTTATGCATCAACGACGAAGGAAGTCGACATCTTCCCTAACCCACCCTCACGCAGAGCAACGCCAAAGGTCTCGTGATCTTCTCTACAATAGCTTCCGTGAAAGTGGGACACTGAACAATAACGAAAAGAGACAGAAACAGGAAGTTGTTTCCATCGAGATGCACATGGAAAAGAATGACGGTGGTACAGACAATCCAACAGAGAATGGTTTGAATGATGGACGCAAGGAAAAGCTAAGATCTGACTTTTCAAACAGATCGTTCAAACAACAATCAATGGATGTGGAGGACTCAGAAGTTACTTCTCAATCTTCAGAAGAATCCAAGAATTCAGGTGCGGATAAAAGCAGCTTCTATCAGAAATCCTTCACAAGCAGCGGCACCTTCGATAGCAGAGGTGATAGAGGTTTTGTCCCTCGAGCTTCTGCAGATGCAATTCTTAGTGAGAGCAAGACAAGAACTCCGCATGCATTCTACAACAAAACCTACGCCAACGAATCCATGGATTCTAGCGACGGTGACGTGTTTGCATCTGTGATGGCGGAGACAGTGGGAATTGATGCACCCCAGGGAGGAAAAGCTAAAGGGTTCATCAACAAAGCGTTTAAGACAGATTCCATGGCTCGTGTTGAACTCCAAGCTACGACTAGCGCTTCTGAAGAAGGCAAAACAGAGCATGCGCCTGACATGGACACATACTTTTGA
- the LOC141866947 gene encoding uncharacterized protein LOC141866947 isoform X2 → MAITRWSFWFGYFLYGWLLCLTVGNDAPVLDMNRTRKEVTTLLGQPVNLGCYTNNSGASPFLYTWTKDNVTVTESSNVQIYENMLVLTPQTSADFGIYKCHIVSGSVTTVCSISLHPGCANRGNSPSFVVTGCVNLSVLMPVLAVMMVSLLLNVHFFLQWRRRKQFLLSGEEIQFGQEFLEANDTEQMEEEVGEAEIGKNETCCVGFRRRRRKEKEDIKRRIIGHDNYHRDDEKNEEVFEMQESTCAQDSYTGGRETSQSSPGKEIPPLEDILNQPEISPIAKHSPRSLQDSPHTLNTAQESPSAEDTPRSLESPKRNEVPRLEDILSHPEISPIAKDRLESPRDSPRTLKSLRDSPRVPDIDSALAESPRGTEVPRLEDFIREEETSTDVRDQPQLSDIPRTQVIPRVEEFLWDAQTKDNNKPACSQTEAGSADSQAPRIADFFLPDDESDIERQSLDSEEPLVSHYMEKMDFEKGSGDEEHVEEPLVSHYMEKMHFEEINDDDGPQLK, encoded by the exons ATGGCGATTACACGATGGAGTTTCTGGTTTGGTTATTTTCTTTATGGGTGGCTGCTATGTTTGACTGTTGGAAATG ATGCCCCAGTACTTGACATGAATCGTACCAGAAAGGAGGTCACAACTTTGCTTGGCCAACCTGTCAATCTTGGTTGCTACACAAACAATTCTGGTGCCTCACCCTTCCTTTACACCTGGACAAAAGATAATGTGACTGTCACAGAATCCTCAAATGTACAAATCTATGAGAATATGCTTGTACTAACACCGCAGACAAGTGCTGACTTTggaatctataagtgtcatatTGTCAGTGGCAGTGTTACCACTGTATGCAGCATTTCCTTGCACCCTGGATGTGCGAATAGAG gtAATTCACCAAGTTTCGTTGTTACTGGATGCGTGAATTTGTCAGTTTTGATGCCCGTCCTAGCTGTCATGATGGTATCTCTTCTGTTGAAcgtacatttttttcttcagtggaGGCGAAGGAAACAGTTTCTGCTCTCTGGAGAAGAAATACAATTTGGCCAAGAGTTCTTAGAAGCAAATGACACTGAACAAATGGAGGAGGAGGTGGGGGAGGCTGAGATCGGCAAAAACGAAACCTGCTGCGTTGGGTTCAGGAGACGACgacgaaaagaaaaggagGACATTAAAAGACGTATTATCGGACATGACAACTACCACCGAGATGACGAGAAAAATGAGGAGGTTTTTGAAATGCAAGAGAGCACGTGCGCACAAGACAGTTATACTGGAGGACGAGAGACGTCGCAGAGTTCCCCTGGCAAGGAAATACCTCCATTGGAAGACATTCTTAATCAGCCAGAGATTAGTCCAATTGCAAAACACAGCCCTCGAAGTCTGCAAGACAGTCCGCATACATTGAATACTGCACAAGAGAGCCCAAGTGCGGAAGATACTCCGAGATCGTTGGAGAGTCCGAAACGAAACGAGGTGCCCCGTTTAGAAGACATACTTAGCCATCCAGAAATAAGTCCCATCGCGAAAGACAGATTGGAAAGCCCAAGGGATAGTCCACGCACATTGAAAAGTCTGCGAGACAGTCCACGCGTGCCTGATATTGACAGTGCGTTAGCCGAGAGCCCTCGAGGGACAGAGGTTCCGCGCTTAGAGGACTTTATCCGTGAGGAGGAAACAAGCACAGACGTCAGAGATCAACCTCAGTTGTCAGATATTCCACGCACCCAAGTGATCCCACGCGTGGAGGAATTTCTTTGGGATGCACAAACCAAAGATAACAATAAACCCGCGTGCAGTCAGACCGAGGCAGGTTCAGCGGATTCCCAGGCTCCACGGATAGCGGACTTTTTCTTACCTGATGACGAAAGTGACATTGAGCGACAAAGCCTCGACTCTGAGGAGCCACTAGTTAGTCATTACATGGAGAAGATGGACTTTGAAAAAGGGAGTGGTGACGAGGAACATGTCGAGGAACCATTGGTTAGTCATTATATGGagaaaatgcattttgaagaaattaatGATGACGATGGACCACAGTTAAAGTAA
- the LOC141866948 gene encoding uncharacterized protein LOC141866948 isoform X4 has protein sequence MKDNTTVTQSAALSIHGNVLVVTPKSEKDFGVYNCEVTNGVSQTRCQIKLVQGWKNSAGSVAGCINVSVLMPVLAVAVLSCLLLVHLVIRRKEPKILMHQRRRKSTSSLTHPHAEQRQRSRDLLYNSFRESGTLNNNEKRQKQEVVSIEMHMEKNDGGTDNPTENGLNDGRKEKLRSDFSNRSFKQQSMDVEDSEVTSQSSEESKNSGADKSSFYQKSFTSSGTFDSRGDRGFVPRASADAILSESKTRTPHAFYNKTYANESMDSSDGDVFASVMAETVGIDAPQGGKAKGFINKAFKTDSMARVELQATTSASEEGKTEHAPDMDTYF, from the exons ATGAAGGATAACACTACTGTCACACAATCTGCAGCATTGAGCATTCACGGCAACGTTCTCGTTGTAACGCCAAAATCAGAGAAAGACTTTGGAGTTTACAATTGTGAAGTCACCAATGGCGTATCACAAACTCGATGCCAAATAAAATTGGTGCAGGGATGGAAAAATTCTG CAGGTTCCGTTGCTGgatgcataaatgtctcggtTCTTATGCCTGTCCTGGCTGTAGCAGTACTCTCTTGTCTTCTATTGGTTCACCTTGTAATCAGGCGAAAGGAACCCAAAATACTTATGCATCAACGACGAAGGAAGTCGACATCTTCCCTAACCCACCCTCACGCAGAGCAACGCCAAAGGTCTCGTGATCTTCTCTACAATAGCTTCCGTGAAAGTGGGACACTGAACAATAACGAAAAGAGACAGAAACAGGAAGTTGTTTCCATCGAGATGCACATGGAAAAGAATGACGGTGGTACAGACAATCCAACAGAGAATGGTTTGAATGATGGACGCAAGGAAAAGCTAAGATCTGACTTTTCAAACAGATCGTTCAAACAACAATCAATGGATGTGGAGGACTCAGAAGTTACTTCTCAATCTTCAGAAGAATCCAAGAATTCAGGTGCGGATAAAAGCAGCTTCTATCAGAAATCCTTCACAAGCAGCGGCACCTTCGATAGCAGAGGTGATAGAGGTTTTGTCCCTCGAGCTTCTGCAGATGCAATTCTTAGTGAGAGCAAGACAAGAACTCCGCATGCATTCTACAACAAAACCTACGCCAACGAATCCATGGATTCTAGCGACGGTGACGTGTTTGCATCTGTGATGGCGGAGACAGTGGGAATTGATGCACCCCAGGGAGGAAAAGCTAAAGGGTTCATCAACAAAGCGTTTAAGACAGATTCCATGGCTCGTGTTGAACTCCAAGCTACGACTAGCGCTTCTGAAGAAGGCAAAACAGAGCATGCGCCTGACATGGACACATACTTTTGA
- the LOC141866947 gene encoding uncharacterized protein LOC141866947 isoform X1, with the protein MAITRWSFWFGYFLYGWLLCLTVGNDAPVLDMNRTRKEVTTLLGQPVNLGCYTNNSGASPFLYTWTKDNVTVTESSNVQIYENMLVLTPQTSADFGIYKCHIVSGSVTTVCSISLHPGCANREGNSPSFVVTGCVNLSVLMPVLAVMMVSLLLNVHFFLQWRRRKQFLLSGEEIQFGQEFLEANDTEQMEEEVGEAEIGKNETCCVGFRRRRRKEKEDIKRRIIGHDNYHRDDEKNEEVFEMQESTCAQDSYTGGRETSQSSPGKEIPPLEDILNQPEISPIAKHSPRSLQDSPHTLNTAQESPSAEDTPRSLESPKRNEVPRLEDILSHPEISPIAKDRLESPRDSPRTLKSLRDSPRVPDIDSALAESPRGTEVPRLEDFIREEETSTDVRDQPQLSDIPRTQVIPRVEEFLWDAQTKDNNKPACSQTEAGSADSQAPRIADFFLPDDESDIERQSLDSEEPLVSHYMEKMDFEKGSGDEEHVEEPLVSHYMEKMHFEEINDDDGPQLK; encoded by the exons ATGGCGATTACACGATGGAGTTTCTGGTTTGGTTATTTTCTTTATGGGTGGCTGCTATGTTTGACTGTTGGAAATG ATGCCCCAGTACTTGACATGAATCGTACCAGAAAGGAGGTCACAACTTTGCTTGGCCAACCTGTCAATCTTGGTTGCTACACAAACAATTCTGGTGCCTCACCCTTCCTTTACACCTGGACAAAAGATAATGTGACTGTCACAGAATCCTCAAATGTACAAATCTATGAGAATATGCTTGTACTAACACCGCAGACAAGTGCTGACTTTggaatctataagtgtcatatTGTCAGTGGCAGTGTTACCACTGTATGCAGCATTTCCTTGCACCCTGGATGTGCGAATAGAG aaggtAATTCACCAAGTTTCGTTGTTACTGGATGCGTGAATTTGTCAGTTTTGATGCCCGTCCTAGCTGTCATGATGGTATCTCTTCTGTTGAAcgtacatttttttcttcagtggaGGCGAAGGAAACAGTTTCTGCTCTCTGGAGAAGAAATACAATTTGGCCAAGAGTTCTTAGAAGCAAATGACACTGAACAAATGGAGGAGGAGGTGGGGGAGGCTGAGATCGGCAAAAACGAAACCTGCTGCGTTGGGTTCAGGAGACGACgacgaaaagaaaaggagGACATTAAAAGACGTATTATCGGACATGACAACTACCACCGAGATGACGAGAAAAATGAGGAGGTTTTTGAAATGCAAGAGAGCACGTGCGCACAAGACAGTTATACTGGAGGACGAGAGACGTCGCAGAGTTCCCCTGGCAAGGAAATACCTCCATTGGAAGACATTCTTAATCAGCCAGAGATTAGTCCAATTGCAAAACACAGCCCTCGAAGTCTGCAAGACAGTCCGCATACATTGAATACTGCACAAGAGAGCCCAAGTGCGGAAGATACTCCGAGATCGTTGGAGAGTCCGAAACGAAACGAGGTGCCCCGTTTAGAAGACATACTTAGCCATCCAGAAATAAGTCCCATCGCGAAAGACAGATTGGAAAGCCCAAGGGATAGTCCACGCACATTGAAAAGTCTGCGAGACAGTCCACGCGTGCCTGATATTGACAGTGCGTTAGCCGAGAGCCCTCGAGGGACAGAGGTTCCGCGCTTAGAGGACTTTATCCGTGAGGAGGAAACAAGCACAGACGTCAGAGATCAACCTCAGTTGTCAGATATTCCACGCACCCAAGTGATCCCACGCGTGGAGGAATTTCTTTGGGATGCACAAACCAAAGATAACAATAAACCCGCGTGCAGTCAGACCGAGGCAGGTTCAGCGGATTCCCAGGCTCCACGGATAGCGGACTTTTTCTTACCTGATGACGAAAGTGACATTGAGCGACAAAGCCTCGACTCTGAGGAGCCACTAGTTAGTCATTACATGGAGAAGATGGACTTTGAAAAAGGGAGTGGTGACGAGGAACATGTCGAGGAACCATTGGTTAGTCATTATATGGagaaaatgcattttgaagaaattaatGATGACGATGGACCACAGTTAAAGTAA
- the LOC141866948 gene encoding uncharacterized protein LOC141866948 isoform X2: MFAIRILLLSVYLGPVYSSEYLSLDENLTRLKIATVLENPVNLGCYVTNLSHISKTLTFVWMKDNTTVTQSAALSIHGNVLVVTPKSEKDFGVYNCEVTNGVSQTRCQIKLVQGWKNSGSVAGCINVSVLMPVLAVAVLSCLLLVHLVIRRKEPKILMHQRRRKSTSSLTHPHAEQRQRSRDLLYNSFRESGTLNNNEKRQKQEVVSIEMHMEKNDGGTDNPTENGLNDGRKEKLRSDFSNRSFKQQSMDVEDSEVTSQSSEESKNSGADKSSFYQKSFTSSGTFDSRGDRGFVPRASADAILSESKTRTPHAFYNKTYANESMDSSDGDVFASVMAETVGIDAPQGGKAKGFINKAFKTDSMARVELQATTSASEEGKTEHAPDMDTYF; encoded by the exons agtaTCTTTCACTCGATGAGAATCTTACACGGCTCAAGATTGCCACTGTCCTTGAAAATCCTGTCAATCTTGGTTGCTATGTAACCAATTTGTCTCATATTTCTAAGACCCTGACGTTTGTTTGGATGAAGGATAACACTACTGTCACACAATCTGCAGCATTGAGCATTCACGGCAACGTTCTCGTTGTAACGCCAAAATCAGAGAAAGACTTTGGAGTTTACAATTGTGAAGTCACCAATGGCGTATCACAAACTCGATGCCAAATAAAATTGGTGCAGGGATGGAAAAATTCTG GTTCCGTTGCTGgatgcataaatgtctcggtTCTTATGCCTGTCCTGGCTGTAGCAGTACTCTCTTGTCTTCTATTGGTTCACCTTGTAATCAGGCGAAAGGAACCCAAAATACTTATGCATCAACGACGAAGGAAGTCGACATCTTCCCTAACCCACCCTCACGCAGAGCAACGCCAAAGGTCTCGTGATCTTCTCTACAATAGCTTCCGTGAAAGTGGGACACTGAACAATAACGAAAAGAGACAGAAACAGGAAGTTGTTTCCATCGAGATGCACATGGAAAAGAATGACGGTGGTACAGACAATCCAACAGAGAATGGTTTGAATGATGGACGCAAGGAAAAGCTAAGATCTGACTTTTCAAACAGATCGTTCAAACAACAATCAATGGATGTGGAGGACTCAGAAGTTACTTCTCAATCTTCAGAAGAATCCAAGAATTCAGGTGCGGATAAAAGCAGCTTCTATCAGAAATCCTTCACAAGCAGCGGCACCTTCGATAGCAGAGGTGATAGAGGTTTTGTCCCTCGAGCTTCTGCAGATGCAATTCTTAGTGAGAGCAAGACAAGAACTCCGCATGCATTCTACAACAAAACCTACGCCAACGAATCCATGGATTCTAGCGACGGTGACGTGTTTGCATCTGTGATGGCGGAGACAGTGGGAATTGATGCACCCCAGGGAGGAAAAGCTAAAGGGTTCATCAACAAAGCGTTTAAGACAGATTCCATGGCTCGTGTTGAACTCCAAGCTACGACTAGCGCTTCTGAAGAAGGCAAAACAGAGCATGCGCCTGACATGGACACATACTTTTGA
- the LOC141866948 gene encoding uncharacterized protein LOC141866948 isoform X1 has product MFAIRILLLSVYLGPVYSSEYLSLDENLTRLKIATVLENPVNLGCYVTNLSHISKTLTFVWMKDNTTVTQSAALSIHGNVLVVTPKSEKDFGVYNCEVTNGVSQTRCQIKLVQGWKNSAGSVAGCINVSVLMPVLAVAVLSCLLLVHLVIRRKEPKILMHQRRRKSTSSLTHPHAEQRQRSRDLLYNSFRESGTLNNNEKRQKQEVVSIEMHMEKNDGGTDNPTENGLNDGRKEKLRSDFSNRSFKQQSMDVEDSEVTSQSSEESKNSGADKSSFYQKSFTSSGTFDSRGDRGFVPRASADAILSESKTRTPHAFYNKTYANESMDSSDGDVFASVMAETVGIDAPQGGKAKGFINKAFKTDSMARVELQATTSASEEGKTEHAPDMDTYF; this is encoded by the exons agtaTCTTTCACTCGATGAGAATCTTACACGGCTCAAGATTGCCACTGTCCTTGAAAATCCTGTCAATCTTGGTTGCTATGTAACCAATTTGTCTCATATTTCTAAGACCCTGACGTTTGTTTGGATGAAGGATAACACTACTGTCACACAATCTGCAGCATTGAGCATTCACGGCAACGTTCTCGTTGTAACGCCAAAATCAGAGAAAGACTTTGGAGTTTACAATTGTGAAGTCACCAATGGCGTATCACAAACTCGATGCCAAATAAAATTGGTGCAGGGATGGAAAAATTCTG CAGGTTCCGTTGCTGgatgcataaatgtctcggtTCTTATGCCTGTCCTGGCTGTAGCAGTACTCTCTTGTCTTCTATTGGTTCACCTTGTAATCAGGCGAAAGGAACCCAAAATACTTATGCATCAACGACGAAGGAAGTCGACATCTTCCCTAACCCACCCTCACGCAGAGCAACGCCAAAGGTCTCGTGATCTTCTCTACAATAGCTTCCGTGAAAGTGGGACACTGAACAATAACGAAAAGAGACAGAAACAGGAAGTTGTTTCCATCGAGATGCACATGGAAAAGAATGACGGTGGTACAGACAATCCAACAGAGAATGGTTTGAATGATGGACGCAAGGAAAAGCTAAGATCTGACTTTTCAAACAGATCGTTCAAACAACAATCAATGGATGTGGAGGACTCAGAAGTTACTTCTCAATCTTCAGAAGAATCCAAGAATTCAGGTGCGGATAAAAGCAGCTTCTATCAGAAATCCTTCACAAGCAGCGGCACCTTCGATAGCAGAGGTGATAGAGGTTTTGTCCCTCGAGCTTCTGCAGATGCAATTCTTAGTGAGAGCAAGACAAGAACTCCGCATGCATTCTACAACAAAACCTACGCCAACGAATCCATGGATTCTAGCGACGGTGACGTGTTTGCATCTGTGATGGCGGAGACAGTGGGAATTGATGCACCCCAGGGAGGAAAAGCTAAAGGGTTCATCAACAAAGCGTTTAAGACAGATTCCATGGCTCGTGTTGAACTCCAAGCTACGACTAGCGCTTCTGAAGAAGGCAAAACAGAGCATGCGCCTGACATGGACACATACTTTTGA
- the LOC141866950 gene encoding uncharacterized protein LOC141866950: MVHLRTWFICLCSLQIIIVMDNLAGKIDALELDYSLTRKEIITFIGQAANLACYTTNTNAPMTYSWTKSNQIVNESSNVRIFDNVLVITPTQDTDFGNYMCNISNGASSASCRISLSKGINDTEYAGHPTQDSKTGCVNISVLMPVLAVAVMSLLLFIHLLIRGKRAQDNLRDRKMKHNEECSSRHSEASTSVIEEPIELQANGYVSSAHHANGHVPRTPMNGRALSHSPGFKHSSRALVSENATSSPVFTRMSRFHVNGEESQSPVNRLSSPRSDNELSSQTQMEHAPEREVTPF; encoded by the exons ATGGTGCATTTAAGGACTTGGTTTATCTGTCTGTGCTCCttgcaaataattatagtTATGGACAATTTAGCAGGCAAAATTG ATGCCTTGGAGCTTGACTACAGTTTGACTCGAAAGGAAATTATCACTTTTATCGGCCAAGCAGCCAATCTTGCTTGTTATACAACCAATACCAACGCACCTATGACGTATTCCTGGACAAAGAGCAATCAAATCGTCAATGAATCCTCAAACGTGAGAATTTTTGATAACGTATTGGTTATCACGCCAACGCAGGATACAGACTTTGGGAATTATATGTGCAACATCAGTAACGGAGCATCAAGTGCCTCTTGTCGGATCTCCTTGTCAAAAGGCATAAATGACACAG AATATGCCGGACATCCTACACAAGATTCTAAGACTGGATGCGTGAACATTTCTGTTCTAATGCCTGTTCTTGCTGTAGCAGTCATGTCTCTACTTCTGTTTATTCATCTTTTAATACGAGGTAAACGAGCCCAAGATAACCTGAGAGATAGGAAGATGAAACATAATGAGGAGTGCAGCAGTCGACACAGCGAAGCAAGCACCTCTGTAATTGAAGAACCAATTGAATTGCAAGCCAACGGTTACGTATCATCCGCACACCATGCCAATGGACACGTGCCACGCACGCCTATGAATGGACGCGCTCTGTCACACTCTCCTGGTTTTAAGCATTCGTCACGCGCGCTTGTCTCTGAAAACGCAACAAGCTCTCCTGTTTTCACACGCATGTCTCGCTTTCACGTTAACGGAGAGGAATCACAATCACCTGTTAACAGACTGTCGTCCCCACGCTCCGACAATGAGCTCAGTTCACAGACACAAATGGAGCACGCTCCAGAACGGGAGGTGACACCGTTTTGA